In Anoplopoma fimbria isolate UVic2021 breed Golden Eagle Sablefish chromosome 12, Afim_UVic_2022, whole genome shotgun sequence, one DNA window encodes the following:
- the LOC129100189 gene encoding LOW QUALITY PROTEIN: YTH domain-containing family protein 1-like (The sequence of the model RefSeq protein was modified relative to this genomic sequence to represent the inferred CDS: deleted 2 bases in 1 codon): MSATSIDPQRSKGQASKVQNGSLHQKETHHDNDFEPYLTSQSTQNNSYQSITDPYLSSYYAPSIGFPYPLSEAPWSTGGDPPIPYLTPYGALSNGDHHFMPDTVFGQPGGLGSNIYPHRFNFFPENPAFSAWGTSGSQAQQTQSSAYGGSYSYPPSSLGGTLVPDGQTGFHSDTLNKAPGMNSLEQGMVGLKIGGDVTGQGSGVKAVGSVIGGPVVAATGNGATPIGMPPPKPTSWAAIASKPAKPQQLKTKVKPGMTPGGALPPPPIKHNMNIGTWEKGPVTKVATAPLQQQQQPLGLPHHAMPPQGHMQQGPMHPPPPQSMVQPQMQPMTLQTHHHQHQHQHQQHQQHQHQHHQPPPQPYQNHNQPPQPQTRWVAPRNRNQGYGQGGPGHDGSGMMGMVGSGNCGPQTCASQGPGAESHPVLDKLRASHSYNPKDFEWNLKNGRVFIIKSYSEDDIHRSIKYSIWCSTEHGNKRLDSAFRAMNAKGPVYLLFSVNGSGHFCGVAEMRSPVDYGTSAGVWAQDKWKGKFDVDWLFVKDVPNSQLRHIRLENNDNKPVTNSRDTQEVPLEKAKQVLKIIASYKHTTSIFDDFSHYEKRQEEEEETFEPSPIPNRSRLDQERQNRNKQ; the protein is encoded by the exons ATGTCTGCCACAAGCATCGACCCTCAG AGATCAAAGGGACAAGCATCTAAAG TGCAAAATGGTTCGCTGCATCAGAAGGAGACTCACCATGACAATGACTTTGAGCCATACCTCACTAGTCAATCAACTCAG AACAACAGCTACCAGTCCATCACCGACCCCTACCTGTCCAGCTACTACGCCCCCTCCATTGGATTTCCGTATCCCCTCAGCGAGGCTCCATGGTCTACAGGCGGGGACCCCCCTATTCCATACCTCACCCCCTATGGAGCCTTGAGCAACGGAGACCATCACTTCATGCCGGACACGGTGTTCGGGCAGCCGGGGGGCCTGGGGAGCAACATCTACCCCCACCGGTTTAACTTTTTCCCCGAAAACCCTGCCTTCTCTGCTTGGGGCACGAGTGGCTCCCAGGCCCAGCAGACTCAAAGTTCAGCCTACGGCGGCAGCTACAGCTACCCCCCCAGCTCTCTGGGGGGCACCCTGGTGCCTGATGGTCAGACGGGCTTTCACAGCGACACCCTCAACAAGGCCCCCGGCATGAACAGCCTGGAGCAGGGCATGGTGGGCTTGAAGATCGGCGGGGACGTCACCGGTCAGGGCTCGGGGGTCAAGGCCGTGGGATCCGTGATCGGTGGACCGGTGGTGGCGGCGACAGGGAACGGAGCCACGCCTATTGGGATGCCGCCGCCCAAACCCACCTCCTGGGCGGCCATCGCCAGCAAGCCCGCCAAGCCGCAGCAGCTGAAGACTAAGGTGAAGCCGGGGATGACC CCTGGGGGAGCTCTACCCCCGCCTCCGATCAAACACAACATGAACATCGGGACCTGGGAGAAGGGCCCCGTGACTAAAGTAGCCACCGctccactgcagcagcagcagcagcccctcGGCCTGCCCCACCACGCCATGCCACCTCAAGGCCACATGCAGCAAGGACCCATGCACCCCCCGCCCCCCCAGTCTATGGTGCAGCCCCAGATGCAGCCTATGACCTTACAGACCCACCATCACCAACACCAGcatcagcaccagcagcaccagcagcaccagcaccagcaccaccagccgCCGCCTCAGCCCTACCAAAACCACAACCAGCCCCCTCAACCCCAGACCCGTTGGGTTGCCCCCCGCAACCGCAACCAAGGCTACGGGCAGGGCGGCCCCGGCCATGACGGTAGCGGTATGATGGGCATGGTTGGTAGCGGGAACTGCGGGCCTCAAACGTGTGCCAGCCAGGGACCCGGTGCAGAGTCCCACCCGGTGCTGGATAAGCTGCGTGCCTCCCATAGCTACAACCCCAAGGACTTTGAATGGAACCTGAAGAACGGACGCGTTTTCATCATTAAGAGCTACTCCGAGGACGATATCCACCGCTCCATCAAGTACTCCATCTGGTGCAGCACGGAGCACGGCAACAAGCGGCTGGACTCAGCCTTCCGGGCCATGAACGCCAAAGGCCCCGTGTACCTTCTGTTCAGCGTCAACGGCAGCGGGCACTTCTGCGGCGTGGCGGAGATGCGCTCCCCGGTGGACTACGGCACCAGTGCCGGCGTTTGGGCTCAGGACAAGTGGAAGGGCAAGTTCGACGTGGACTGGTTGTTCGTGAAGGACGTGCCCAACAGCCAGCTGCGCCACATCCGCCTGGAGAACAACGACAACAAGCCGGTGACCAACTCCCGCGACACCCAGGAGGTTCCTCTGGAGAAAGCCAAGCAGGTGCTGAAGATCATCGCCTCCTACAAACACACCACCTCCATCTTTGATGACTTCTCCCACTACGAgaagaggcaggaggaggaggaggag ACTTTTGAACCTTCTCCGATACCGAACCGCTCTCGGTTGGATCAG GAGCGCCAAAACAGGAATAAACAATAG